One genomic segment of Mycoplasmopsis agalactiae PG2 includes these proteins:
- a CDS encoding RNA-binding S4 domain-containing protein, producing the protein MKPEIFIQEDFITIGQLLKKIGFIQTGGGAKFYLEKNKVLINNKKPEGRNSKVKSGDLLTINSNIYIIKKEPDI; encoded by the coding sequence ATGAAACCAGAAATTTTTATCCAAGAAGACTTTATTACTATTGGTCAGCTATTAAAAAAAATTGGATTTATCCAAACAGGTGGTGGAGCTAAGTTTTATTTAGAAAAAAATAAAGTTTTAATTAATAATAAAAAGCCCGAAGGAAGAAATTCTAAAGTTAAAAGCGGCGATTTGCTAACTATTAATAGCAACATTTATATTATTAAAAAAGAACCAGATATTTAA